A single region of the Enterobacter cloacae complex sp. R_G8 genome encodes:
- a CDS encoding NarK family nitrate/nitrite MFS transporter, with translation MSQQSEKNHHHLLSNWKPENPQFWENKGKHIARRNLWISVACLLLAFCVWMLFSAIAVNLNKVGFNFTTDQLFMLTALPSLSGAILRVPYSFMVPIFGGRYWTVLSTVILIIPCVWLGIAIQNTATPYWIFIVIALLCGFAGANFASSMGNISFFFPKSRQGSALGINGGLGNLGVSVMQLVAPLVIFLPMFTFLGVNDVPQEDGSSMWLANAAWVWAPLLLLATIAAFFGMNDIASSKASIASQLPVLKRFHLWLLSLLYLATFGSFIGFSAGFAMLSKTQFPDVNILHLAFFGPLIGALARSAGGMISDRLGGVRVTLINFVFMAIFSALIFLTLPGSGSGSFVAFYLVFMGLFLTAGLGSGSTFQMIAIIFRQITLDRVKKQGGTDEQAQHEAVTETAAALGFISAIGAVGGFFIPKAFGTSLAMTGSPVGAMKVFLVFYIVCVLVTWLVYGRKSSQK, from the coding sequence ATGTCACAACAAAGTGAGAAGAATCATCACCATCTTTTAAGTAACTGGAAACCGGAAAATCCGCAATTCTGGGAGAATAAAGGCAAACATATCGCGCGAAGAAACCTATGGATCTCTGTGGCTTGCCTGCTATTAGCCTTTTGCGTGTGGATGTTATTTAGTGCCATTGCGGTTAATCTGAATAAGGTCGGATTTAATTTCACCACCGATCAGCTTTTTATGTTAACGGCATTACCTTCCCTCTCCGGCGCGATATTGCGGGTCCCCTACTCTTTTATGGTGCCAATATTTGGCGGACGTTACTGGACAGTATTGAGTACCGTCATCCTGATTATTCCCTGCGTCTGGCTGGGAATCGCCATTCAGAACACCGCGACGCCTTACTGGATTTTTATCGTGATTGCCCTGCTCTGCGGCTTTGCTGGCGCCAACTTTGCCTCCAGCATGGGCAACATCAGCTTCTTCTTCCCAAAATCCAGACAGGGCAGCGCCCTTGGGATCAATGGCGGACTGGGTAATCTGGGCGTCAGCGTGATGCAGTTGGTCGCGCCACTGGTCATTTTTCTGCCCATGTTCACCTTTCTGGGGGTGAACGATGTGCCCCAGGAGGACGGATCTTCCATGTGGCTGGCGAACGCAGCCTGGGTCTGGGCCCCGCTTCTCCTGCTGGCAACCATTGCGGCGTTTTTTGGCATGAACGACATCGCCAGTTCAAAAGCCTCTATCGCCAGCCAGCTTCCGGTGCTTAAGCGATTTCACCTCTGGCTGCTGAGCCTGCTCTATCTGGCAACCTTTGGCTCATTTATCGGGTTTTCGGCTGGTTTTGCCATGCTGTCAAAAACCCAGTTCCCGGACGTGAATATCCTTCATCTTGCCTTCTTTGGCCCCCTGATTGGTGCGCTGGCGCGTTCAGCGGGCGGGATGATCTCCGACAGGCTGGGCGGCGTGCGCGTCACGCTTATCAACTTTGTCTTTATGGCCATCTTTAGCGCCCTGATCTTTCTGACCCTGCCCGGCTCGGGCTCCGGCAGCTTTGTCGCGTTTTATCTGGTCTTTATGGGGCTGTTCCTCACCGCCGGACTGGGCAGCGGATCGACCTTCCAGATGATCGCCATTATTTTCCGCCAAATCACACTCGACCGGGTGAAAAAGCAAGGCGGCACCGACGAGCAGGCGCAGCATGAAGCCGTGACGGAGACCGCCGCCGCGCTGGGCTTTATCTCCGCCATCGGTGCCGTCGGCGGGTTCTTCATTCCCAAGGCCTTTGGCACCTCGCTGGCGATGACCGGGTCGCCGGTCGGCGCCATGAAAGTCTTCCTCGTCTTTTACATCGTCTGTGTGCTCGTCACCTGGCTGGTATACGGCCGTAAATCCTCACAAAAATAA
- a CDS encoding TetR family transcriptional regulator: protein MGYLTRDERREEILQAAMRVALAEGFTAMTVRRIAAEAGVATGQVHHHFTSGGELKSLAFVRLIRELLDADGPGEHASWRARLHAMLGSDDGRFEPYIRLWREAQILATRDVEIKGAYVLTMEMWHQETVALIEAGRNAGVFRSGDPAESIAWRLIGLVCGLDGLYILNMPEMDDAAFNNHLDKLISLELF from the coding sequence ATGGGTTATCTGACCAGGGATGAAAGACGGGAAGAGATCTTACAGGCCGCCATGCGCGTGGCGCTGGCCGAAGGATTTACCGCCATGACGGTGCGCCGCATCGCGGCCGAAGCCGGTGTCGCAACCGGGCAAGTTCATCACCATTTCACCTCCGGCGGTGAGTTAAAATCGCTGGCCTTCGTCCGGCTGATCCGCGAACTGCTGGATGCGGATGGGCCCGGTGAACACGCCAGCTGGCGGGCGCGTTTGCATGCCATGCTCGGTAGCGATGATGGCAGGTTTGAACCCTACATTCGCCTCTGGCGTGAAGCGCAGATCCTGGCCACCCGCGACGTGGAAATCAAAGGCGCGTATGTGCTGACAATGGAGATGTGGCATCAGGAGACCGTTGCCCTCATTGAGGCTGGCAGGAATGCAGGCGTATTCCGTTCCGGAGACCCGGCAGAAAGTATTGCCTGGCGTTTAATTGGCCTGGTGTGTGGCCTTGACGGTCTGTATATATTAAACATGCCCGAAATGGATGACGCTGCGTTTAATAACCATCTTGATAAATTAATTTCTCTGGAGCTTTTTTAA
- a CDS encoding MFS transporter produces MFRQWLALVIIVLVYIPVAIDATVLHVAAPTLSMTLGASGNELLWIIDIYSLVMAGMVLPMGALGDRIGFKRLLMIGSTLFGLSSLAAAFAPSAGWLIAARASLAIGAAMIIPATLAGIRTLFVNVRDRNIALGVWAAVGSGGAAFGPLIGGMLLEHFYWGSVFLINVPIVLVVVSLVAVYVPRQQGRPEQPLNISHAVMLIVAILLLVYSAKTALKGVLSPWLVACTLLTGAVLLFIFVRIQLRARVPMIDMRLFCHRIILSGVVMAMTAMIALVGYELLMAQELQFVHGFTPFEAGMFMLPLMVASGFSGPIAGILVGRLGLRMVAAGGMGLSAVSFIGLSMLDFSTQQWQAWCLMVLLGFSAASALLASTSAIMAAAPKEKAAAAGAIETMSYELGAGLGIAIFGLLLTRSFSASIELPQGLPSTLAEKASSSIGEAMKVAQDLSPALGETVIEAAKTAFITSHSLALGSAGGMLLLLAVGIWFSLANAPQQ; encoded by the coding sequence ATGTTTCGTCAGTGGTTAGCGTTAGTGATTATCGTGCTGGTGTATATCCCGGTGGCGATTGACGCGACGGTGCTGCACGTGGCGGCGCCGACATTGAGCATGACGCTGGGCGCCAGCGGTAACGAATTATTGTGGATCATCGATATCTACTCCCTGGTGATGGCGGGTATGGTGCTGCCAATGGGGGCACTGGGCGACCGCATCGGTTTTAAACGGCTGCTGATGATCGGCAGCACGCTGTTTGGCCTGTCATCGCTGGCGGCGGCCTTTGCCCCTTCTGCAGGCTGGCTGATCGCCGCACGCGCCTCGCTGGCAATTGGCGCGGCAATGATCATACCGGCAACCCTTGCGGGTATACGTACCTTGTTTGTTAACGTGCGGGATCGCAACATCGCACTAGGCGTCTGGGCCGCGGTCGGCTCCGGTGGGGCGGCGTTTGGTCCGCTGATCGGCGGCATGCTGCTGGAGCATTTTTACTGGGGATCGGTCTTTTTAATCAACGTGCCGATCGTGCTGGTGGTGGTGTCACTTGTTGCGGTCTATGTTCCGCGTCAGCAAGGGCGACCTGAGCAGCCGCTCAATATCAGCCATGCCGTCATGCTGATTGTGGCCATTTTACTGCTGGTCTATAGCGCGAAAACGGCGCTGAAAGGGGTACTTTCACCGTGGCTTGTGGCCTGTACGCTGCTCACCGGCGCGGTATTGCTGTTTATCTTCGTGCGTATTCAGCTTCGCGCCCGCGTGCCGATGATCGACATGCGCCTGTTTTGCCATCGCATCATTTTAAGCGGGGTGGTGATGGCGATGACCGCCATGATCGCCCTGGTGGGGTATGAATTGCTGATGGCCCAGGAGCTGCAGTTTGTGCATGGCTTTACCCCGTTTGAAGCGGGCATGTTCATGCTGCCGCTGATGGTCGCCAGCGGGTTCAGCGGCCCGATTGCCGGGATACTGGTTGGTCGTCTGGGGCTGCGCATGGTAGCGGCAGGCGGAATGGGGCTGAGCGCCGTCAGCTTTATTGGCCTGTCGATGCTCGACTTCAGCACGCAGCAGTGGCAGGCGTGGTGTCTGATGGTGCTGCTTGGCTTCAGTGCCGCGAGTGCGCTGCTGGCCTCCACCTCGGCAATCATGGCGGCGGCGCCGAAAGAGAAAGCCGCCGCTGCCGGGGCGATTGAAACCATGTCCTACGAACTGGGCGCGGGGCTGGGGATCGCGATATTTGGTCTGTTGCTGACCCGCAGCTTCTCGGCGTCGATTGAACTGCCGCAGGGCTTACCTTCAACGCTGGCGGAAAAAGCCTCGTCATCCATTGGCGAAGCGATGAAGGTCGCGCAGGATCTCAGCCCGGCGCTCGGTGAAACCGTCATTGAGGCGGCAAAAACGGCGTTTATCACGTCGCACAGCTTAGCGTTAGGCAGCGCCGGTGGGATGTTATTGCTGCTGGCGGTGGGGATTTGGTTTAGCCTGGCGAACGCGCCGCAACAGTAA
- a CDS encoding dihydrofolate reductase family protein, translating into MITTHVFIAVSLDGYIARQDGDIGWLLQRDDPTEDHGYEAFIADKDWIVMGRGSYEKVLTFDQWPYNRPVLVLSSQLADTEVPEALKGKVQFSRCPPKEALAELAAQNAHRVYIDGGQVIQSFLREGLVADMVITTVPVLIGSGKPLFGSLPRDIDLTLLSTRSFPSGLVQSHYRLTR; encoded by the coding sequence ATGATTACCACCCACGTTTTTATCGCCGTCAGTCTTGATGGCTACATTGCCCGCCAGGATGGCGATATCGGTTGGTTACTCCAGCGCGATGATCCAACGGAAGATCATGGTTATGAAGCGTTCATTGCCGACAAAGACTGGATTGTGATGGGCCGGGGAAGCTATGAGAAAGTACTGACCTTTGACCAATGGCCCTATAACCGCCCCGTGCTGGTGCTCTCCAGTCAGCTGGCTGACACCGAGGTGCCCGAGGCGCTGAAAGGTAAAGTGCAGTTCTCCCGCTGTCCCCCAAAGGAAGCGCTTGCTGAGCTGGCAGCGCAGAACGCACACCGCGTCTATATTGATGGCGGACAGGTGATCCAGTCGTTTCTGCGCGAAGGACTGGTGGCCGATATGGTGATCACTACCGTTCCTGTCCTGATCGGCTCAGGCAAGCCGCTGTTCGGCTCGCTGCCCCGGGATATCGATTTAACGCTTTTATCCACCCGCAGCTTCCCGTCGGGTCTGGTGCAGTCGCACTATCGGCTGACGCGATAA
- the ompC gene encoding porin OmpC: protein MKLKLVAVAVTSMLAAGVVNAAEVFNKDGNKLDLYGKVTGLHYFSDDTDNDGDKTYVRLGFKGETQINDQMTGYGQWEYEFKGNRSESQGADGNKTRLAFAGLKFNEFGSFDYGRNYGVAYDIGAWTDVLPEFGGDTWTQTDGFMTGRTTGVATYRNTDFFGLVDGLNVAAQYQGKNDRNDITESNGDGWGLSSTYEFDGFAAGATYAKSDRTDRQVRAASNLNAGGENAEVWAAGLKYDANNIYLATTYSETRNMTAFGDGHVANKAQNFEVVAQYQFDFGLRPSIAYLKSKGKDIGSYGDQDLVEYVDVGASYYFNKNMSTYVDYKINLLDDNAFTKDAKIATDNIVAVGLTYQF, encoded by the coding sequence ATGAAACTTAAATTAGTTGCAGTGGCGGTCACTTCCATGTTGGCAGCAGGCGTTGTAAACGCGGCTGAAGTTTTTAACAAAGACGGTAACAAGCTGGATCTGTACGGTAAAGTCACAGGTCTGCACTATTTCTCTGATGATACTGACAACGACGGTGATAAAACCTACGTTCGTCTGGGCTTCAAAGGCGAAACTCAGATCAACGACCAGATGACCGGTTACGGCCAGTGGGAATATGAGTTCAAGGGCAACCGCTCTGAATCCCAGGGTGCTGACGGTAACAAAACGCGTCTGGCGTTCGCAGGTCTGAAATTCAACGAATTCGGTTCCTTCGACTACGGCCGTAACTACGGCGTGGCGTACGACATCGGCGCATGGACTGACGTTCTGCCTGAGTTCGGTGGCGATACCTGGACCCAGACTGATGGCTTTATGACTGGCCGTACAACTGGCGTAGCGACTTACCGTAACACCGATTTCTTCGGTCTGGTTGACGGTCTGAACGTTGCCGCTCAGTACCAGGGTAAAAACGACCGTAACGACATCACCGAATCTAACGGTGACGGTTGGGGTCTCTCTTCTACCTATGAATTCGACGGCTTTGCTGCAGGTGCGACCTACGCGAAATCTGACCGTACTGACCGTCAGGTTCGTGCAGCAAGCAACCTGAACGCAGGTGGCGAGAACGCAGAAGTGTGGGCAGCTGGTCTGAAGTACGATGCGAACAACATCTACCTGGCAACCACCTACTCTGAAACCCGCAACATGACGGCTTTCGGTGACGGCCACGTTGCGAACAAAGCACAGAACTTCGAAGTTGTGGCTCAGTACCAGTTCGACTTCGGCCTGCGTCCATCCATCGCTTACCTGAAATCCAAAGGTAAAGACATCGGTTCTTACGGCGACCAGGATCTGGTGGAATACGTTGACGTTGGCGCGAGCTACTACTTCAACAAAAACATGTCCACCTATGTTGATTACAAAATCAACCTGCTGGACGACAATGCGTTCACCAAAGACGCTAAAATCGCTACCGACAATATCGTTGCTGTAGGTCTGACCTACCAGTTCTAA
- the yddG gene encoding aromatic amino acid DMT transporter YddG: MDRKRATLTGLAAIVLWSTMVGLIRSVSEGLGPVGGAAMIYTVSGLLCLVTVGFPDIRRFTPRYLIAGSVLFVSYEICLALSLGYAATRSQAIEVGMVNYLWPSLTIVFAILFNGQKSSLWVIPGLALSLLGVCWVLGGEQGLQVNEIIRNVVSSPLSYALAFAGAFIWAAYCTVTSKYAKGQNGITLFVLLTALSLWVKYALSDQPDMVFSVPVVVKLLMCGVALGFGYASWNIGILHGNVTVLAAASYFTPVLSAALAAVLLNSPLSFSFWQGAIMVSVGSLLCWYATRK, translated from the coding sequence ATGGACAGGAAAAGAGCAACGCTGACTGGACTGGCGGCGATAGTGTTATGGAGCACCATGGTGGGCCTGATTCGCAGCGTGAGCGAGGGACTTGGGCCGGTGGGGGGCGCCGCCATGATTTATACCGTCAGTGGTTTACTCTGTCTGGTGACAGTAGGATTTCCTGATATCCGGCGCTTCACTCCCCGGTATCTTATTGCCGGTAGCGTACTGTTTGTCAGCTACGAAATTTGCCTGGCGCTGTCGTTAGGTTATGCCGCTACGCGTTCGCAGGCGATTGAAGTCGGCATGGTGAATTATCTCTGGCCGAGCCTGACCATTGTGTTTGCCATTTTGTTTAACGGGCAGAAATCGTCCCTTTGGGTGATCCCAGGTTTAGCCCTCTCTTTACTCGGTGTGTGCTGGGTATTGGGCGGCGAACAGGGGTTGCAGGTGAATGAGATTATCCGCAACGTTGTCTCCAGCCCCCTCAGCTATGCCCTTGCATTTGCCGGCGCGTTTATCTGGGCGGCGTACTGCACGGTAACCAGTAAATATGCCAAAGGACAAAACGGGATCACGCTCTTTGTGTTGCTTACCGCGCTGAGTTTGTGGGTTAAATATGCCCTGAGCGATCAACCGGACATGGTCTTCAGCGTGCCGGTAGTGGTGAAATTACTCATGTGCGGCGTCGCGCTAGGATTTGGCTATGCGTCGTGGAATATCGGTATTCTTCACGGTAACGTCACGGTGCTGGCGGCCGCGTCCTATTTTACGCCGGTATTATCTGCTGCGCTGGCGGCAGTGTTGCTAAACTCCCCGCTGTCGTTCTCTTTCTGGCAAGGCGCAATCATGGTCTCTGTCGGGTCCCTGCTGTGCTGGTATGCCACCCGGAAATAA
- the fdnG gene encoding formate dehydrogenase-N subunit alpha: MDVSRRQFFKICAGGMAGTTAAMLGFAPKMALAQARNYKLLRAKEIRNTCTYCSVGCGLLMYSLGDGAKNAREAIYHIEGDPDHPVSRGALCPKGAGLLDYVHSDNRLRYPEYRAPGSDKWQRISWDDAFSRIARLMKADRDANFIEKNAQGVTVNRWLSTGMLCASAASNETGMLTQKFVRSLGMLAVDNQARVUHGPTVASLAPTFGRGAMTNHWVDIKNANVVMVMGGNAAEAHPVGFRWAMEAKNNNDATLIVVDPRFTRTASVADIYAPIRSGTDITFLSGVLLYLIENNKINAEYVKHYTNASLLVRDDFAFDDGLFSGYDAEKRQYDKSSWNYQFDENGYAMRDETLTHPRCVWNLLKEHVSRYTPDVVENICGTPKADFLKVCEVLASTSAADRTTTFLYALGWTQHTVGAQNIRTMAMIQLLLGNMGMAGGGVNALRGHSNIQGLTDLGLLSTSLPGYLTLPSEKQADLQTYLAANTPKATLPDQVNYWSNYPKFYVSLMKSFYGDAAQKENDWGFEWLPKWDQAYDVIKYFNMMDKGNVTGYICQGFNPVASFPDKNKVVRSLSKLKYMVVIDPLVTETSNFWQNHGEMNDVDPASIQTEVFRLPSTCFAEEDGSIANSGRWLQWHWKGQDAPGEARNDGEILAGIYHRLREMYRTEGGKGAEPLLKMRWNYKQPDHPESEEVAKENNGVALADLYDANGNLVAKKGQLLNSFALLRDDGTTASSCWIYTGSWTEQGNQMANRDNADPSGLGNTLGWAWAWPLNRRVLYNRASADVNGKPWDPKRMLIQWNGAKWAGNDIPDFNTAAPGSNTGPFIMQPEGLGRLFALDKLAEGPFPEHYEPMETPLGTNPLHPNVISSPVVRIYEEDVLRLGKKDKFPYVGTTYRLTEHFHTWTKHARLNAIAQPEQFVEISETLAKAKGIANGDRVTVSSKRGFIRAVAVVTRRLQSLNVHGQQVETVGIPLHWGFEGVAQKGYIANTLTPNVGDSNSQTPEYKAFLVNIEKA, from the coding sequence ATGGACGTCAGCCGCAGACAATTTTTTAAAATCTGCGCGGGCGGTATGGCCGGAACAACAGCCGCGATGCTGGGATTCGCTCCCAAAATGGCGCTGGCTCAGGCACGCAACTATAAACTGCTGCGTGCCAAAGAGATCCGTAACACCTGCACATACTGCTCCGTGGGTTGTGGGCTTTTAATGTATAGCCTGGGCGATGGCGCGAAGAACGCCAGAGAGGCCATTTATCATATTGAAGGGGATCCGGACCATCCGGTGAGCCGTGGGGCACTCTGCCCGAAAGGGGCGGGACTGCTGGACTATGTTCACAGCGATAACCGTCTGCGCTATCCGGAATACCGCGCGCCGGGCTCCGACAAATGGCAGCGTATTTCCTGGGATGACGCCTTCTCCCGGATTGCCAGACTGATGAAAGCCGACCGCGATGCCAACTTTATAGAAAAGAACGCGCAGGGCGTGACGGTGAACCGTTGGCTCTCTACCGGCATGCTGTGCGCCTCGGCGGCCAGCAATGAAACCGGCATGCTGACGCAAAAATTTGTTCGCTCCCTCGGGATGCTGGCGGTAGACAACCAGGCACGCGTCTGACACGGACCAACGGTAGCAAGTCTTGCTCCAACATTTGGTCGCGGTGCGATGACCAACCACTGGGTGGATATCAAAAACGCCAACGTCGTGATGGTGATGGGCGGTAACGCCGCCGAGGCCCATCCGGTGGGGTTCCGCTGGGCGATGGAAGCGAAAAACAATAACGATGCGACGCTTATCGTCGTCGATCCACGCTTCACGCGTACGGCATCGGTGGCCGATATCTACGCGCCGATCCGCTCCGGTACGGACATCACGTTCCTGTCCGGCGTGCTGCTGTATCTGATTGAAAACAATAAAATCAACGCGGAGTACGTAAAACACTACACCAACGCCAGCCTGCTGGTGCGGGATGATTTTGCCTTTGATGACGGGCTGTTTAGCGGCTATGACGCCGAAAAACGCCAGTACGATAAATCGTCCTGGAACTATCAGTTCGATGAAAACGGCTACGCGATGCGTGATGAAACGCTAACGCACCCGCGCTGCGTGTGGAATCTGCTGAAAGAGCATGTATCCCGCTATACGCCTGACGTGGTGGAAAACATCTGCGGCACGCCAAAAGCGGATTTCCTGAAGGTGTGTGAAGTACTGGCCTCAACCAGCGCCGCCGACAGAACCACCACGTTCCTGTACGCGCTGGGCTGGACGCAGCACACCGTTGGCGCGCAGAACATCCGTACCATGGCGATGATTCAGCTGCTGCTCGGCAATATGGGCATGGCGGGAGGCGGGGTAAATGCCTTGCGCGGTCACTCCAACATCCAGGGCCTGACCGACCTCGGCCTGCTGTCGACCAGCCTGCCAGGCTACCTGACGCTACCGTCTGAGAAGCAGGCCGATCTGCAGACCTATCTCGCGGCGAATACGCCTAAGGCGACGCTGCCGGATCAGGTGAACTACTGGAGCAACTATCCGAAGTTCTACGTCAGCCTGATGAAATCCTTCTACGGTGATGCGGCGCAGAAAGAGAACGACTGGGGCTTTGAGTGGCTGCCTAAGTGGGACCAGGCCTACGACGTCATCAAGTATTTCAACATGATGGATAAGGGCAACGTCACGGGTTATATCTGCCAGGGCTTTAACCCGGTGGCATCCTTCCCGGACAAAAACAAAGTGGTTCGCAGCCTGAGCAAGCTGAAGTACATGGTGGTTATCGATCCGCTGGTGACGGAAACGTCTAACTTCTGGCAGAACCACGGCGAGATGAATGATGTGGATCCCGCATCAATTCAGACCGAGGTCTTCCGCTTGCCGTCAACCTGTTTTGCCGAAGAAGACGGGTCGATCGCCAACTCCGGTCGCTGGTTACAGTGGCACTGGAAGGGGCAGGATGCGCCGGGTGAAGCGCGTAATGACGGTGAAATTCTGGCCGGGATTTACCATCGCCTGCGTGAGATGTACCGCACCGAAGGCGGCAAAGGCGCTGAACCGTTGCTGAAGATGCGCTGGAACTATAAGCAACCGGATCATCCTGAATCCGAAGAGGTGGCGAAAGAGAACAACGGCGTGGCGCTGGCCGATCTCTATGACGCCAACGGCAATCTGGTGGCGAAGAAAGGTCAACTGCTGAACAGCTTCGCGCTGCTGCGCGATGACGGCACGACCGCGTCGTCCTGCTGGATCTACACCGGCAGCTGGACGGAGCAGGGTAACCAGATGGCCAACCGCGATAACGCCGACCCGTCCGGGCTGGGCAATACGCTGGGCTGGGCATGGGCGTGGCCGCTGAACCGTCGCGTGCTGTACAACCGCGCGTCTGCGGACGTAAACGGCAAGCCGTGGGATCCGAAACGTATGCTGATTCAGTGGAACGGGGCGAAGTGGGCGGGGAACGATATTCCTGACTTCAACACCGCCGCGCCGGGCAGCAACACCGGGCCGTTTATCATGCAGCCGGAAGGACTGGGACGCCTTTTCGCCCTCGACAAGCTGGCAGAGGGGCCTTTCCCGGAACACTACGAGCCGATGGAAACGCCGCTGGGGACTAACCCGCTGCACCCGAACGTGATCTCCAGCCCGGTGGTGCGTATTTACGAAGAGGACGTGCTGCGCCTGGGCAAAAAGGACAAATTCCCATACGTCGGAACGACCTACCGCCTGACCGAGCATTTTCACACCTGGACCAAGCACGCGCGGCTTAACGCCATCGCGCAACCGGAACAGTTTGTGGAAATCAGCGAAACGCTGGCGAAGGCGAAAGGCATTGCCAACGGCGATCGCGTCACGGTCAGCAGCAAGCGCGGCTTTATTCGCGCCGTTGCCGTGGTCACTCGCCGCCTGCAGTCGCTGAACGTGCACGGTCAGCAGGTTGAAACCGTGGGTATTCCGCTGCACTGGGGCTTTGAAGGTGTGGCGCAGAAAGGCTACATCGCCAACACCCTGACGCCTAACGTCGGCGATTCCAACTCGCAAACGCCGGAGTACAAGGCGTTTCTGGTCAACATCGAGAAAGCGTAA
- the fdxH gene encoding formate dehydrogenase subunit beta, with amino-acid sequence MAMETQDIIKRSATNPITPAPRARDYKAEVAKLIDVSSCVGCKACQVACSEWNDIRDEVGHCVGVYDNPADLSAKSWTVMRFSETDQNGKLEWLIRKDGCMHCEDPGCLKACPSAGAIIQYANGIVDFQQDNCIGCGYCIAGCPFNIPRLNKEDNRVYKCTLCVDRVSVGQEPACVKTCPTGAIHFGTKKEMLEVAQQRVDKLNARGYDKAGIYNPQGVGGTHVMYVLHHNDQPELYHNLPKDPAIDTSINLWKGALKPLSAAGFIATFAGLIYHYIGIGPNKEVDDDEEEEHHE; translated from the coding sequence ATGGCGATGGAAACACAAGACATTATCAAACGCTCCGCGACCAACCCGATAACGCCCGCGCCGCGCGCGCGGGATTATAAGGCCGAAGTCGCCAAGCTCATCGATGTCTCTTCCTGCGTGGGCTGCAAAGCCTGCCAGGTGGCTTGTTCAGAGTGGAACGATATCCGCGATGAGGTAGGGCACTGCGTTGGCGTTTACGACAATCCGGCCGATCTGAGCGCCAAATCCTGGACGGTGATGCGTTTTAGCGAAACTGACCAGAACGGCAAGCTGGAGTGGTTGATTCGAAAAGATGGCTGTATGCACTGTGAAGATCCCGGCTGCCTCAAGGCCTGCCCGTCTGCAGGCGCCATCATCCAGTATGCGAACGGGATCGTCGACTTCCAGCAGGATAACTGTATCGGCTGTGGGTACTGCATTGCGGGTTGCCCGTTTAACATCCCGCGCCTCAATAAAGAGGATAACCGGGTATACAAATGCACCCTGTGCGTGGACCGCGTCAGCGTCGGACAGGAGCCTGCCTGCGTCAAGACCTGTCCCACCGGCGCTATCCACTTCGGCACCAAGAAAGAGATGCTGGAGGTGGCGCAGCAGCGCGTGGACAAACTGAACGCGCGCGGCTACGACAAGGCGGGCATTTACAACCCGCAGGGGGTGGGCGGTACGCACGTGATGTACGTTCTGCATCACAATGACCAGCCGGAGCTGTACCACAATCTGCCGAAAGATCCGGCGATCGATACTTCGATCAACCTGTGGAAAGGGGCGCTCAAACCGCTCTCGGCGGCGGGTTTTATCGCCACTTTTGCCGGGCTGATTTATCACTACATTGGGATCGGGCCGAATAAAGAGGTGGATGACGACGAGGAGGAGGAACACCATGAGTAA
- the fdnI gene encoding formate dehydrogenase-N subunit gamma: MSKSKMIVRTKFIDRACHWTVVICFFLVAVSGISFFFPTLQWLTETFGTPQMGRILHPFFGVLIFVVLMFMFVRFVHHNIPDKQDIPWLKGIIEVLKGNEHKVAKVGKYNAGQKMMFWSIMSMIFVLLVTGVIIWRPYFAQYFPMQVIRYALLIHATSAIILIHAILIHMYMAFWVKGSIKGMIEGKVSRRWAQKHHPRWYREVERQEAKQESTEGMK, encoded by the coding sequence ATGAGTAAGTCGAAAATGATTGTGCGCACGAAGTTTATCGACCGCGCCTGTCACTGGACGGTGGTGATCTGCTTCTTCCTGGTAGCGGTATCCGGGATCTCGTTTTTCTTCCCGACACTGCAGTGGCTGACCGAAACCTTCGGTACGCCGCAGATGGGGCGTATTCTGCACCCGTTTTTTGGCGTACTGATTTTTGTGGTGCTTATGTTTATGTTTGTGCGTTTCGTCCATCACAATATCCCGGACAAGCAGGATATTCCCTGGCTGAAGGGCATTATTGAGGTCCTGAAGGGGAACGAACATAAAGTCGCGAAGGTCGGTAAATACAATGCCGGACAGAAGATGATGTTCTGGAGCATCATGAGCATGATTTTCGTCCTGCTGGTGACCGGTGTGATCATCTGGCGTCCTTATTTTGCGCAGTACTTCCCGATGCAGGTCATCCGCTACGCGCTGCTGATCCACGCAACCTCAGCCATCATTCTGATCCATGCCATTCTGATCCATATGTATATGGCCTTCTGGGTGAAAGGGTCGATTAAAGGCATGATTGAAGGGAAGGTGAGCCGCCGTTGGGCGCAGAAACACCACCCACGCTGGTACCGGGAAGTGGAGCGACAGGAAGCGAAACAGGAGAGTACGGAAGGGATGAAGTAA